One Ostrea edulis chromosome 6, xbOstEdul1.1, whole genome shotgun sequence genomic window, TAGGGTTTTTAGCCCTTTGCCCCAATCGACCTCATGGGGCAATGCAGTGGGGCCCCATGATATTAGCCACTCAAAAAATTGGGGGCTGACTCCATCAAATGGGGCTCAGTCGGAAGTCTAAAAGTTCTTAACCCCCCTTTGGGGATCCCTGACCCGAAGGGGAAAAATTTGCCCCATGGGTGCCTAGACCGAACCCCTCTTAGGCCCCATCCCAAATTAGGGTCCCCTAGCCCAATCAACTTTAGAGCTAGAAGTCCTCCAGTAAAGGGTGTCACTAAAAAAACATTGGCCTTAAGGGGACAAATGAACCCCAGGGGGCTCGAAGACGTTCCCTTTGAAGGCCCCTGTCTAAATTTGGGTCCCCTAGCCCCATCCAATCTCGAGCCACAACACTTCGAAATCGGCAAAAGGGGGCAAATTTCTAGTCTCATATCTCGGGACCGGAAGTACCTAGGGACTCAATTTTTTAGCCCTGGACCCCTCGAAGGACTTTCTGTCGACACCCGGAAGGGCAGGACCAAAAGGGGGCTTTACAATAGTTTGAGGTCACCCTCTTTAAAGGGTCATGCCGGGGTAAGGTTTTTAGCCCTTTGCCCCAAATCGACCCCAAGTGGGCACAGAGTGGGGCCCCACTAGTTCTGAAAACGAATAGGGTTAGGTCTGGCCCCATCATGAGGGGCTTGACCAGTGGTTAAAAAATTCTGGGAACTGCTGACCCCAAGGGGGCCAATTTACCCAACAGGGGCCGAGAACGGACCCTTCTTACGCCCCATTCCAAATTGGGGtcctctagccccatcgaccccagaGCTACACGTTTTCCAGTAAAGGGTGACCTTTCTAAAACTTCTGCCTCGTTGGGGCAAACTGGCCCCAGGGGGCTCGAGAGAGACAACACGGAAGGCCCCTCCCTAATCTTGAGTCCTCTGGCCCCACCCATTTGGCAGTGACGGGTCTTTGAAAAAAGCCATAATTCCGGTAGCCAAACCTGCCCTTAAAAGTAACCAAAATTGcccttaaaatgtaaaattctccaTTTCTCCAATGGGCCATAATTCGGTACCGGAAGTACCTAGGGACcccatcttctcaaaaactgacCCCAAATGGGGCCCTCTGATGACTCAGCGAAGGCCAGGCCTCATGAGGGGGCCAGAGTGGATTGGCATGACAACTTTAGAAAGGTAGGGTCGTGATAAGTGTTTTGCCCCTTAGGACCCCATGGGGCAACATAGTGGGGCCAGTCCTTTTGCCACTCGGGAAAAGTCCGGTCTGGCCCCATCAACTTCGGCCCAGTCGgaattcaaaaaatgttggCCCCACTTTTAAGGACCCCTTAATCCAAAAGGGCCGATTTGTCCCAAAGCGACCGAGAACGGACCCCTTTTAGGCCCCATCCCAAATAGGGGtcctctagccccatcgaccccagaCCTACAAGTCCTCCAGTAAAGGGTGTCACCCACTTTGGCCCCACTGGGGCAAATAAGTTCCATGGGGCTCCAAGGCGCTCATCACGAAGGCCCCTCCCCAAATTTGGGTCCCCTAGCCCCACCCATTCTCGAGCCCCAAAACTTGCAAAAAGGGTCGAAATCGGCCAAGGGGGCTCTCTTTGAGGGCTCATATCTCGGTACCGGAAATACCTAGGGACCCCAGTTTTTAATCCTGGACCCCACGAAGGGTCTTCGGACGACCCCTATAAGGACAGGTTCTTAAATGGTCTCACAATAGTTTGGGgtcaccctcttaaaagggtcatgtcgGAGTAGGGTTTTTCTTATGTATAGCAACCATTGGTGTAGCACCAATCatcggggaaccagtttaggttGAGACCCAATCGGAATTCcttgaatgtctcgcgcactatCATTCTCTCAACAAAGggggcgttacgcaagcttctctTACCAGAGGTGGCGTTACGCAAGCGTCgcttatacctctgtcaacgtttggaatcacgtgataatataatcacatgatataaacaattattctcgtttcctttccctttaaaagtagcGCACAGAacactgggtagagaatggcgcACTATGTCGTCGAGtgcacgagacattcgaggCGTTCCGATTGGGTTGGGACCTaggtaaactggtaccctgttgatctCGCTTCTCTCGTGTGAAGCACCAATCagtagggaaccagtttaggacctaaggtagtctcgtgcaaccagacgctcggctgtctccagaaatctccgacgagcagagatTTTCGTTGCAGATTTGccgagacagccgagtgtctggttgaacgagactagacctaggtcgggtatgacgtaacaatggaaGCCGGGAGCGGTATGACGTAGGAATGCAAAAGCgtacaaactccccgtcgaggcctcactgCGTCACCTATGTATAGAcatctcctatgtgacgcagtacaatatacagatttgtatattgtgagtccgcgattatcacgcgggcaaataacactaaagaagtagttcgtagttaaagcttgaaaatattgacattaagagcatatatataaaagtatggattttattttaaatataaaatgatcaaaagatcattaaagagaagggagactgttcaaattatagtgtaaagtaataaacttgttgtttacgttCTTGATTTGAACTATTTATGTTTGACGTTATGGttcttttttcgtcattctacagtgacgtcacacagtatacaatcgctatcccataatgcctaactggaagaatttggtttgtgagcaaacgaactctggcggaagtttgaagAGCGATATGACGTTAAGTCGAGCATGACGTAACAATGGGAGTTATTAGCTTTACGTCGGGAAAATAacgttaaaaaaattgaaatagcagAGAACACAATGACGTAACAATTGCAGTAATATGTGATATAGGTGTAATGGTATTTTgtagtatgggtggtggtatgtggagtATGGGCAGTGTAatagtatgtggtgtataggttgtAGTTGATAGTGTATGGGTggtatacaccacataccaccacccatacaatcacCTATATCACCTCCTATACATACATGGTACCACTGGCACACTTATTATTAACACCTTTAAATACTACGCCGACTTGATCGATTTTTCCCTTGTCATTGCTACGTCATAGCGCTCttggctttctcaattttttctgcGTTATCATTACAACATAGCGCTCCCAACTTCTATTGTTACGTCATATCCGACTTGACGTCACAGGtctcttgtatttttatatcataccctaaactggttccccgctgatttgcaagagaagcgaggtcaacagggtaccatttcatatcatacccgacctagttcatcccaatcgtaactactcggctatttccgcaaccgcaaatgaacctcataTGTGGATCGACGTCATCATAGTGTATTACCATGTGTACAGAaatgcaactatgacgtcacaggcgtacgttacaatatgaaacgcgagctttcaaatgcatttaagatatcatacatgtctaaggtattctaccactattattttttacttttatgtttatgtattggagtgaataagacgttaatgataccaaaactgaatctctggtgaaaatataaataatacattatacaaggattcggttttggccttttaacctaatccacaggcgcgcttccggcgaagaaatgcatcaatttgatgcaattcttgcgccgatccacgtccgagtctttttACTGGTTACGGAAAAaggcgagcgcgtgatccgattgagtcCATCCTAATCCTACGTCATTGACATTTTACGTTATAGCGCTAATGGCTTATATTGTTACATCATCACTTGATCTTTGACCCACCTATCAATGCTGTTTATACTTACAAGGAATGTGATATTGCAGAAAATAAGGATCAATTATACGCGTAACTCTCAATTAGATTTTTCACccaagatttataataaatcatttctttttatggtaATGTTGGTATATCAGTACTGTAACAATTctgattacatatacatgtagttgcaatgtCTCAAGCTCTCTCAATGCAATGATACATGCTTTTGCCcaaaatatgatgatatatcttgagtatatatttgaatacagataaaaatattattatcttACCTTCACTCAGTGGATTTATTGATTAAActgcaaaatcaaaataaatgaggaGCCTTTCTTTTATACTGCAgtcggagagagagggggagaaaaagaaagggagagagagagggatgaatagagagataaagaggtgagaatgagagagagagataaagaggagAGGGTAGAGAGTGAAGGGAGAGAGGGGAAGGGTGGTACAGAGAGAGGAGGAAGAAGACAGGAGACATGGAGAGAGAGGAGGAGGAAGGGTGGGGAGAGAGAGGGGCAAGAGAGAAAGGGAAAGATAGGCATGGAGGCATTGAGTAGGGAGAGATAGATTAGACCGAGAGTGAGTGAGAGGAAAGGTGGGAGGAGGTAGACAGACAAGAGAGggagagaaagaaaaacagtAACAACTAACACCCAATATAATATGTGcacacattcatttacaaactATCATAGCTGATGAGCTTAATAAgtctatcaaaaattaaaattccgtactaaatgttgttttaatttgatctaGTCAATGCAACATGGTgattatttcataacgtttaaggatgtccatggagatttttttatcattacagtgtagcgtcatttccattacagtacgaagtgtttctcatttactagtattatacaTCTTAGTTCCATAGTAATAACTATGCTAGGCGCGAAATACGTTATTGTAATAGCTTCATTTGTGCACAATAGTCCCGAAAGGCAGCTTAGCAAAACACCATAGGAATTGGCTTAGCTGTCCAAGGATTACTAACTCCGTATCTCTAAAAGGCAGATCTTATGAATCGATCTTTGTataggaaatcaaaaatactatcCTTAAAAGGCAGATTAGTACCGTAGCCTACAAATCGTACTACACTCGTCGTTATGAGTTGCTGATTAActcagtatccctgaaaggcaggtttgccatagggctcgctgggtggcaaagcttatctggtatccctcaaaagtaggtgtttagatcgcccgggaacccgggctagttaagccctattaataaacttggtatccctgaaaggcaggtctagcatagggctcgctgggtggtaaagcttatctggtatccctcaaaagtaagtgtttagatcgcccggttacccgggctagttgagccttgataattaactcggtatccctgaaaggcaggtctagcatagtgctcgcagggtggtaaagcttatctggtatccctcaaaagtaggtgtttagatcgcccggttacccgggctagttgagccttgataattaactcggtatccctgaaaggcaggtctagcatagggctcgctgggtggcaaagcttatctggtatccctcaaaagtaggtgtttagatctcccgggaacctgggctagttgagccttattaagtaacttggtatccctgaaaggcagggctagcataggcctcgctgggtggcaaagcttatctggtatccctcaaaagtaggtgtttatatcgccctggatcttgagttagtttggtcttaataattaactcgatatccaaaagcaggttttgaggaatggtccttttagtgagttataatgttgaatgaaagttttgagttgattttgtgtactgaatgaggggggggggtaattaaaataatttctatgattaacttttgatcaaaaatacccttctgtactttcaaaaataatttctaaagatatgttactttgaccaccgctagatatcatcagttttgcttttaataagacttcttattaaatattattttattccatgttgcattcgctgttttatctacttcctaggggcgagatcgaaagttcaatgtctgacaaaaaaactaaattcacatagtttttacgtcccccccccccctatccgcccccacaacgaccccctaaactagatatgatgagtgtttaaactataatcgattaacaagtaagaacaaacgagtataaataactctgtataccctatcttctgtttattcacaaatgaaagtgtagattaaaactatcaaatgttcattaaaatgtaatatcgtcatgtagttttaacagtcacttgtctttctcctttttcgactaatgtgtaatcgatgtcggatgagagaaacttacagaagttttaacacccccccccctcctccccctaactatttgaatttagatttttatccgaaatcaatctgttgatctcgccccttacaggtttttatatcaaatttcttactgtttttaacatctgagagaattagggtttgattaattatgttaattaaataatactctgtatactttctatcaaatcgtatttctctccatattgcgttcattgctttatttatttcttacatttttaatagttcagctaattagggtttaattagtaatcttaattagtaaaaaaaatcccaacaattttctttgccttctttatcgtaaacacatttctttacgaaattattcgacgtacgacttatctttctatctatgatcaggggcaagtaactcgtgggtcacctgcttttgagggataccatctagtcataacCGCATAGCGGAAACGCGTAATAAATTACTGTATAGGTATGTacgaaggtcctcacttgaaaactgtggagacaaatcatgtactctctatgctatatttcctcaaaactaagttcaacaacctgtaattttctcaaaaattgaaggaGATCAAAacccttgccacatgcacatcttcaatatccatacaaacactctgtaaaacaagatggtcctcacttgcaAATTGTGGGAGAAGTTagccggacaaattatgtaccctccctataacaataattttcaaataaagaggcaaaactcctgcaactgcaagagaggtcgaaatggatcaaaattgcaacaagaTCTAGAGttacccacaaagaagctacatagcaagaaatgaaaattatagacaaaaaaccccgaacggacggacgcacagacatcgctgtaccattgacataatgaaagatgaagaatGTAATCTCatataactcccataagcaatacaaaatagatagttaggcaaacacggacccctggacacaccagaggtgggatcaggtgctaagaaagagtaagcatcccctgtcgaccggtcatacccgctgtgagccctatatccagatcaggtaaacggagttatccgtagtcagaatgAGTGTCTTAAGAACggtgtattggcaaattagatcgttataacgactggCATATACAAAATCGACGCCTTGTGTCGTGcacgacaggcgttggcacggtATGAAACACTGACTGCTACGCCATAAGCGCCATGTATAAGTATGTGTGGCAGTTTACTCACTGCTTGTGACGTGTCTATGAAGGAAAAATTCTCAGAGGAACGGGAAACAAATAAACATTCAAAACACTACAGCTATTTTTCCAAAGTTGCGCTCTATGATTTCTGAATGAACAATCTTCACATGCAAAAATTACCTAAATATTCGCAAGATTGAGAACTTTTGATGCTATATACTCCAAATCACTACACTTTAGACATAGAACATATTAGACTTTATTTAACATGATCTCTATTATGAAATTAAAGAAGAGTTAGActttattttaaatcaaatagGGGTTCAGAAAGGACGCCGTTATTTCATATGGACTTTTCTTGcttttaatgatatataatttacTATGTAAACTGGCAGAAAAGATTGTCATGATTTTGACAATAATATAAACGCATATAGGTCAGGTCAGTATCTTTCGAGATAAGATTACGAAATGGAGAAGATTTTAGTATTACTGGTGGTTTACATGTACCATGGTAAATAAAACTTTCTTAAAATATCACAttgcaaacaaaacaattaatgtaaaaaaaaaaaatacatttttgattTAAGTGTATGTTCATGTACTGGTAATATTACTGCAGTCGTTCGACTCGATCGCGCTCTTGTCAAGGACCAGTCTAAGAGTCCATAGCATAAGTTAACATCCACGCACGGTAAGTATATCAATGCCAAAGGCTGGTTCTGTCATTTAGAATTATGATTTAGTGTGTTCcacatttcaaaagttttaaatgatacctAAAGTTTGAACTAAATTAACCATTCACACAGCAATGTGATTTGAAAGTATCCCTGGCAATCACTGTGATAATCGCCAGCGTTGTGAATTTAATACTAATAGGTAATTTTGCATTAGAAATTGACAggctttttaaatgttttttgagTATTTTGACTCCTTTGGTAATTTTGCAATTGTCATCTTTTCAGCTTTTGCACTCTGTCCGAATGGGTTCATCAGACATGAAGACTCTTGCTATCATATCCTCAGAATCCAGGCCACATGGGCAGAGTCAAGGGTAAGAATTTCAACGAATCTTTGAAGGTTATTCAAAGCTTTAAAAACCCGTCTGAATTGTATAAACATattcatacaaaaatataagaaaaaattCTCCTTTTTTAAATGATGAAACATTAATCATTGAAATGTACACGACAATATTGAATTAACATGGTGGAGTCAATGATTAATGTGATCTGGTTTCCTTcgtatatatttgaaatagaaataatggtaatttttaattacaagaCTTTAGTTGTATTGCACTGTTAGACActttgtaaaaataagttttGCAATCTACTTTGACTTCAGATGTATTGCCATGCATACGGCGCAAATTTGGTCAGCATCGAGACTCGGGGAGAAAACTCATTTCTGACCCATTACCTGACCAGCGTTGATGGTAGATTGATATTGTTAAAATGTTATCTTTTTCACcatgatattgaaatatgtcTTTTGTAACGatgtattgtaatttttttttttatttctttggaTTTGAATGAAAATCGTATGAAACTTGTTTGTATAGACCAGTTCCACACAAAGAGGTTTTGGATTGGAGCAAACGACATAGCGGAAACCGGAACCTATGTTTGGGAGGGGACACAAGCTCGCCTGGACTCAGGATTCACGAACTACTATCACGGATCCCCGGACAACGGGGGAGACGACTCTGAGGAGCATTGTATGGAGCTCACGGAGGATTACAACTATCAGTGGAATGACAATGAATGCGATAATAAATATTACCCCATCTGTGAGAAAAAGTACGATTTTTAGTGTTGAGTGTTATGATATAGCACAAGTCGCCGTTTTATCAATTTCGTGTACCTTACAAGGTAAAACTTGCTTGACGTATATCgttaaaaaatgtataaagaattataatttcattGAACATGGCTCTATTTTAATGGgtcttttttaattacatgcaaGACAtatccgtaaatatttttttatacccATGTACgagtatatttattttcaatttcagcGGAATAGAGACGAATCTGGTCATCGGGTGAAGACGACTATTTACTTTCTCAGGATTGTACGGTgctgaagttgaaatatatatatatattgctttttCACCTCTTTGCATTGTGTGTTGTTATGATATTTTGTGAAACCTATTCATATGGTTACTACTAGTATAGGCAAATAATTAAAGAGATCGGAAATTCCAAAATCAGAAGAAGAAATGTCCAACAGAGTTTGCATTTCGAGTGATATTCTGAAATTAGGGATAAAGTTGAgagctgttataaatgtacttaTCATTGAGTTTCCAGCATTTTGAGTGATACCTTGTATTACCATAAATGTGCctgatgtttaaaaaataaataaaaataaaatttgaaaaaagagcAGCTCAAAATCATTGTCAACAATTATTTTGTCATCAGTACAAATCAATAGGAAGGAAATACAACTGACATACGTGTGAATGGAACgattgtttttcataaatacctgtaaaatgtataaattatatataacttTAATGCTATCGTTGTCCGCCGTCTGTCTTTCTCTTTGTAAACTTTACATcattttgacttcttctccacaactacaggaccaatttcaaccaaacttaccaTAGAGCATTATTTAGTTAAGGGgtttaaaattattcaaataaagggtcacgcccttttcaaaggggaaataattaagaaaaagaGAATATCTGTAGCATCTTTCTAGTCTTTTCGAGGACCAGTGTACCAAAGAGACGAAACGTATGTGAATTAGAGCATCTTTAATGAGAgtagattcaaaattgtttaattcATGGTCCCAGGTTGGGTCataataggggttcaaagttttacacagggatatataaaaaaaaaatgggttttttaaaatcttctcaagaaacgcCCATAAaagcccgtgtttgcccaactctctattttgtattgcttataggagttataagattgatcactgttcgatatcatCGCCTTTCTTGGTTACTTAATTTATCAATCATGTCCAACCAACTCACTGACAGATGCAAAGTTATatccagtggcgtagcttccattgaggcaaccgaggcagctgcctcggtaaaaaaaaaaacccaccttttacgttgttaaaatgtcgatagctgcctcggtaatattcaaacccaagctacgcctatgatatCTCACGCTTCTTTGAAAAAGGGTATATACTTATATACTGATAGAATGCCGATTTCCCTATGAGTTTAGCATATAGGTCATATAAAAATGATAGCTCAAGAGAGAACATGCGCTTCGTGAGCGAAAAGTCGTGAATTCGAGTACTGCTCGTACCATGACTGTATCAAACCTAAAGCGTAAACATAGGTAATGATTGCTCCTtagccaaacgctcggtatttagaaCCCTCACAGTCACTGCTCTGGCCctaagcatatacatgtaggtctaaatttgtggcacttgaACCAACAGCAGGTGACGTCTcgttatgagtgaaaaattctcaaaacaaagaaataaccacaaaaaataaagatgaatTGCCAAATTGTACAAAGAGAGATTTGCAACGTTCACGTAGATGCAAAGCGAAATAGTGTTATTGCTTTTCACTATCTATAGAGAAAATTATGTGGACTTCAAAGTTATGATGTACTGAATACATGCACTGGTTCCTTTGAGAACGGATTTTCctcttttgaaatattctagTTCAAGTAATATTCATCAGCATCGAATTTCGTGATTTTGCtaacaaatacaattttgttgCAACGTAAATTGTAGGATTTCTGCTTTGCCCTTACATTTTCCTTTTAAAGAAGGTGTAACAAGCACAAAAAAGATACCATGATTTTCTTTGATATCATAAACTTTGCTGGGGGTAAATTATTAGTACATTTTAAAAGTCAATCGGAACAAAGCTCGGCGTTTTCCGTCGAACAGAGAAAAAATTCGGACGTAATACGTTACCATATTGTAACTACTTTGCATCATATGATCCAatgcaatctctacccagagttgtcgttagtgtaaggaacgataactctgggtagagattggatCCAATGTATactttgaaatatgatattGATCGATTTAATCTTCATTTGGATTATGTGCAAAAAGCGATAGTGTTGTTTTTGTATTTAATGCATTCAAAGGACGTACATACATATCGAAGCAGCAAATTCTTAACAGAGAGAATACAAAACAGTGTCAACAGAAATCAAAGTTAGAGCTGGGACCCATGGCACTCACACGGCGATTGTGTTTAAAGAATGGCGAGATGTGTCTGTCGTTTTCATAAGATAAAGAATCTTTTACAGCAATGTCCGTGGGCGTTAGAATTCTGTCAAGATTCCCACAACGAGCATCTGAAACTGAAACGAATACAAATTTATGCTTGTACTGAAACTTATCTGAATTTGTTGCTTCTGGTAAGTATATTAAAATATCGTCATAAATCATCTTTTAAATCGTCGATATTTTCAAgaattgaataaaattttgattttccatATCAAACGATTACGAGGAAGTGTTTAAATGAAATGGTATAAATGTTACCAGATATGGTTTCCATTTTTGGAGTTGTTATAGGCGGTGAATAAGTTCTCCTGCAAGCAGATgttataaacaaataattcaGGAAACCAAAAGGTTGAATGCTAGCATATCATTACTGTGTTTTTATTAATTGTTGTATTCATCAAACTCTGTAATTGTCaacaatacacatgtaatttcgtctctaagtacatgtatatctattgaCAGCTATCTTTGTTCAAAACTCTACGGTATTTCGGTGACcacaaaaacaacgaaaaaTTATTCTACTGAAATTACTACAAACCTGGCTTTGGAATGTGGATACTACAAACCTACCTTTGGGATATGAACACTACAAACCTGGCTTTGGAATGTGGACACCACAAACCTAGCTTTTGGATGTGATGTGGACACTACAAACCTGACTTTTGGATGTGGACACTACAAACCTGACTTTTGGATGTGGACACTATAAACGTGGATTTGGGATCTAGACACTACAAACCTGGCTTTGGGATATGAACACTACAAACCTGGCTTTGGGATGTGGGCACTACAAACCTGGCTTTAGGATGTGGACCCTACAAACCTAGCTTTGGGATATGGTCGACACTACCAACCTGGCTTTGGGATGTGGACACTACAAACGTGGCTTTGGGATGTGGACACTACAAACCTGGCTTTTGGATGTGGACACTACAAACGTGGCTTTGGGATGTGGACACTACCAACCTGGCTTTGGGATGTGGACACTACAAACGTGGCTTTGGGATATGGACACTACCAACCTGCCTTTGGATGTGGACACTACCAACCTTGCTTTGGGATGTGGACACTACAAACCTGGCATTG contains:
- the LOC125683728 gene encoding perlucin-like; this translates as MEKILVLLVVYMYHAFALCPNGFIRHEDSCYHILRIQATWAESRMYCHAYGANLVSIETRGENSFLTHYLTSVDDQFHTKRFWIGANDIAETGTYVWEGTQARLDSGFTNYYHGSPDNGGDDSEEHCMELTEDYNYQWNDNECDNKYYPICEKNGIETNLVIG